The genomic region AAAAAAAAAGCAAAAATGCGAGTGAGAAAATAATTATTTTTAATAATGTATTATTCTAAGAATGAAACCGTAAAACGCGCTAAGTCTTATCTTCTAATCTTGAGGCCAATGGCTGAAAGGAAAAGGCTTATCTTCGGTGGTAAAAGTTAAATAGCGTGCCACTTGATAACTATACGTGCAAAGTCCTTGAGAAAATAACTGTAAACGCTGATTAATCTCGCCCGTTATCAACAAAGTAACAAATTGAAAAAAAGCAATTCCCGCAATAATAAAACGCAGGAAAAAATAAATCACCACAAATAACAGCAAAAATAACCCACGTTGCCACGTGCTTAATTGTCCCACATGTCGCTGCCACACGGAAACTTGATTGTTCTCTGGACGATCTTCAGATATTTGCATGATAGATTTCTCTGTCGGTCAACATAAAAAAAATGATAACACCCAAAATGGCGTGTTATCATCGAATGAATCCATTACCTTTACGTATTAATCACGTATTGATTCGGTTTAATAACCACCTTTGCGTTTGGTGTCGGGTAAGCCACCAATTTTACTGGCTTCTTTATCGGGATTGTGTGGAAATA from Thioflexithrix psekupsensis harbors:
- a CDS encoding DUF4389 domain-containing protein; the protein is MQISEDRPENNQVSVWQRHVGQLSTWQRGLFLLLFVVIYFFLRFIIAGIAFFQFVTLLITGEINQRLQLFSQGLCTYSYQVARYLTFTTEDKPFPFSHWPQD